In Geotalea uraniireducens, the genomic window TTTCTTTTTCTTATCATCCGAAGTCTCTTTCTTATCGATAAAGCGGAAGGTGGTTGCCAGGCAGTTTACCCGAACAGTTGTTCTTCCTCCAGTCGACTTGATATCAGCGAATGAGACGTTGGCAATATTCACGATCCGGGGCAATGCACCAACATCATTAAAAAAATTAGCAACACTGTAAAACGAGCCGGAAATCGAAATATCTACAGGAACCTCAGCATAAAACTCTTTTGGGACCTCGGGTTTCGGCCGGAAGAGCAGAAAATCGAGCCCGGAATTCTTTCCGGCGTCGGTTATTGCAGTAAGAAGCGAGGGAATCTCTTTCTGGTTGGGCAATTCGGTCAGCGCACTTTCAAGATCTTTTTGCAGCTGCTGGTATTCACGCTTGAGTTTCGGCAGGTTGTTGGCAATCCGGGTTTTGTCCTGCACTTCACTGCGCAGGCCTTCCAGCCGCCCCTGCAAGTCGGCGAGCTCTTTCTGCTTGGGAAGGAAGAGCCCCCAGTAAAGTGCTATCCCCTCAAAAGCAAGGATGGCAATGAAGAGGGCCATCTTTTGTCGATTCGGCAGCTTAAGAAGTTTCTCGATTTGTGGATCCATGGAGAGTCCTTGACTTGGCGTCACTTTTTGGCGACAGGCGGTTCTTCTTTTTTGAACGATTTGAGCACGCAGGTAATTTCAAACCGCTTGGCCTTGACACCGTTGAGTTCCGTCTGTTCGGAAACAACCAATTCAATATTGACATAGTCCGGTGAATTCTGCAGATTGCGCATAAAGTCCGCAATCAGCGTTTCATCGAGAGCTACCCCGCCGATACTGACATTAGGACCGTTCTCGCTGTATTTTGTCAGCCAGAGCTTCTCGGGCGTGGCATCGCTCAGAGTGGCCAGCCGTCGTACCGGGCCGGTCTTTTCCTTACGCAACTGGGCAAGTACGTCGAGCTTTTTGGTTACCGCTTCTTTCAGCTTCTTGATGTTTTCCAGCTCGCCGATCTTCGTCTTCAACTGCCGCAGGTCATTTTCTGCGGTGTCGATTTCACTCTTGACTGACTTGATCCGCGCCTGGGCATAGCCATAAAGCCCCAGTCCCGCCACCAATACAACAGCCACAGAGACGACCAGCAACGCCAGTTGTTGTTTGGCGGTTTCCTTTTTCTTCGACGTCCGAACCGGTAGAAGGTTGATCCTTACCATTTATCCCCTACCCTCCTTGTGGCCAGCCCCAAGGCAACGGTAACGAGCGGCGCGATTTCCTGCAGGTATCCCAGATCGAATTCTTTCTCGTTGTAAACTATTTTCTGCAATGGATTGAGCATCTCAACCGGCACGCCAAGTTTATTGTGCACCGCTTCGGCAAGCATTTGCGTCTTGGCGGCACCACCAC contains:
- a CDS encoding type 4a pilus biogenesis protein PilO, with amino-acid sequence MDPQIEKLLKLPNRQKMALFIAILAFEGIALYWGLFLPKQKELADLQGRLEGLRSEVQDKTRIANNLPKLKREYQQLQKDLESALTELPNQKEIPSLLTAITDAGKNSGLDFLLFRPKPEVPKEFYAEVPVDISISGSFYSVANFFNDVGALPRIVNIANVSFADIKSTGGRTTVRVNCLATTFRFIDKKETSDDKKKK
- a CDS encoding PilN domain-containing protein, yielding MVRINLLPVRTSKKKETAKQQLALLVVSVAVVLVAGLGLYGYAQARIKSVKSEIDTAENDLRQLKTKIGELENIKKLKEAVTKKLDVLAQLRKEKTGPVRRLATLSDATPEKLWLTKYSENGPNVSIGGVALDETLIADFMRNLQNSPDYVNIELVVSEQTELNGVKAKRFEITCVLKSFKKEEPPVAKK